In Nitrospirota bacterium, a single genomic region encodes these proteins:
- a CDS encoding PAS domain S-box protein, with product MLKASPDLYLWLDERGVILKYHSGDPSSLSVPLEHLIGKRLDQALPAEIARTLDAAVTLAQSSTAPVALEYTSGSRHFEAAVVALGSGQVLVHSREVTDRKRAEAKVRRTNEMLNTLIQTSPLAIGVLDKRGNVIVWNRAAEQLFGWTEEEVIDRPLPIVPEHERAAFHSQLERELQGELRKGLELRRVRKDGTTVPVSLWTTPLYDLRNEVIGVIGMFADNTERERTLEALRNSEESLRLILNSVCDAIFIHHLDGTIIDVNEKMLELYGVTREEALASPVLFFSSPDNPFALAPQLWSRALAGEPQLFEWKARRPHDGATFDVEVFLRRIQLDLSDAIMASVRDITERKRVEEQLREGQRMKVLGQLAAGVAHEVRNPLNAIIAVTEALVQDLGSAQEYKPFLDHIHIQVNRLSTLMRELLDLGKPIRPAQLYRESLVTLCSAAIELWSRSTAHKGRCVRLVAPPAGTCSDVVADGARLQQVVLNLIENAAQHSPEASEITVEIAATPKTVQVRIIDRGTGIAQDALPRVFEPFFTLRKGGTGLGLSVVKHIVQSLGGEVTIGNNDPPPGCTASFTLPAAENAAAGDAAA from the coding sequence CTCGATGCCGCAGTAACGCTGGCGCAGAGCAGCACCGCCCCGGTCGCTCTCGAATATACCAGCGGATCCCGCCATTTCGAAGCCGCAGTGGTGGCGCTCGGCAGCGGGCAGGTCCTGGTGCATTCCCGCGAGGTCACGGACAGGAAGCGCGCAGAGGCGAAGGTGCGCCGGACGAACGAGATGCTCAATACGCTCATCCAGACCTCGCCGCTCGCCATCGGCGTACTCGACAAGAGGGGAAATGTCATCGTCTGGAACAGGGCCGCAGAGCAGCTCTTCGGCTGGACCGAGGAAGAAGTGATAGACCGGCCGCTCCCTATCGTGCCGGAACACGAACGGGCAGCCTTCCATTCCCAGCTCGAGCGCGAGCTCCAGGGGGAGTTGCGAAAGGGGCTCGAGTTGCGCCGCGTAAGAAAGGATGGAACCACGGTGCCCGTGAGCCTCTGGACCACCCCGCTGTATGATTTAAGGAACGAGGTCATCGGTGTCATAGGCATGTTCGCCGATAATACCGAACGGGAGCGGACGCTGGAGGCATTGAGAAATTCCGAGGAGTCCCTCCGCCTTATCCTGAACAGCGTCTGCGATGCGATCTTCATCCATCACCTGGACGGGACGATCATCGATGTGAACGAAAAGATGCTGGAGCTCTACGGGGTGACCCGTGAGGAAGCGCTTGCGTCTCCGGTACTGTTCTTTTCGAGCCCCGATAACCCCTTCGCCCTGGCGCCGCAGCTATGGAGCAGGGCGCTTGCGGGAGAGCCCCAGCTTTTCGAGTGGAAAGCGCGCCGCCCTCATGACGGCGCCACCTTCGACGTGGAGGTCTTCCTCCGGCGGATACAGCTCGACCTGAGCGATGCGATCATGGCCAGTGTGCGCGATATCACCGAGCGAAAGCGGGTGGAAGAGCAGCTCCGCGAGGGGCAGCGGATGAAGGTCCTGGGCCAGCTTGCCGCAGGCGTGGCGCACGAGGTGAGGAATCCGCTGAATGCGATCATTGCCGTTACCGAGGCTCTCGTCCAGGATCTCGGATCAGCGCAGGAATACAAACCGTTTCTCGATCACATACATATACAGGTGAACCGGCTCTCGACGCTCATGCGCGAGCTCCTCGATCTCGGCAAGCCGATCCGGCCCGCACAGCTGTATCGCGAATCTCTCGTCACCCTCTGCTCCGCTGCAATAGAGCTGTGGAGCAGGTCGACCGCGCACAAAGGGCGCTGCGTCCGGCTCGTCGCCCCGCCCGCCGGGACATGCAGCGATGTGGTCGCGGACGGCGCCCGGCTCCAGCAGGTAGTGCTGAATCTCATCGAGAACGCGGCCCAGCACAGCCCGGAGGCAAGCGAGATTACGGTGGAGATAGCAGCGACGCCGAAGACGGTACAGGTGCGCATTATCGATCGGGGGACAGGGATAGCGCAGGATGCCCTTCCCCGTGTCTTCGAGCCGTTCTTTACCTTGCGGAAGGGAGGAACCGGGCTGGGGCTCAGCGTCGTCAAGCACATCGTCCAGTCTCTCGGCGGCGAGGTAACGATAGGGAACAACGACCCGCCGCCCGGCTGTACGGCATCGTTCACGCTGCCGGCAGCAGAGAATGCAGCAGCAGGGGATGCAGCAGCATGA